In Pseudomonas sp. p1(2021b), the genomic window CCCGCTGCGGGGCAAGGTCTACGCCATCGGCCTGATGTGGGCCAGCATCGGGCTGTCGTGCTATCTGGTGCCGCTGTTCTGGGCACGGGTTTTCATGCTGTCCAGCGCGGTACTGGTCAGCCTGTACATCCTCAAGCAGAAGACCTTGCACCGGCCCGGCTGAGCGTCACTCGCCAAGGGTCGAGGGTTCGGATTCCACCACCAGCAACAAGCAGCCCTGGGGTGAACGCAGCCAGTGTTCGGAGCCGGGTGCATAGACCAGGCTGTCGCCGGCACGGAACAGCTGGCCGTCGACGTCCATCACCTCTCCTTCCAGTACCTGCAGCAGCTCGACGGCCGCGTGGCGGTGCGGTATCGAACGGCTGCCAGGGGACATCTTCATCCAGTAGGCCTGCCAGGGGCCGGCATCGGTCAGGGCTTTCCAGGACACGCCCGCCAGGCGCTGGCCACCCAGGAGCATGGGTTGCCAAAGGGCCTGGGCCGGGCTGTGGACTTCGCGCTGGGGCATTGGTCTGATTCCGAAAGGGCTTTAGCCCAGTCTAGGAGACGGCCGATTGCCCCGCGCCACAAGTGCGACCCGCGCATATGCCCAAGCGTCGCTCATCGCGGGTCTCACATGATCGTTCGTCGCTGCAGCTTCAGTGCTTGTGGGATCGAGCGCCGCCCGCGCGGCGCTCGATATCCCAGGCAACACCCACCTCAAACCGTATCCACCTTCAACGAATGGTCATTGAGCATTCCGTTGATGATGGTCGCCGTGTCTTGCCCTGCCGCCACCACCCCACCCGCACCGGCCGTCACACCGTAATGCTGCGCCAAGTCTACCCCGGCCAGGTCGATGGTCTGGGTTGGCGCGGCGCCGGCCACGCTGCTGACCTCGATGGTCGAGACCACATTGACACCGGAACCTGTGACCTTGAAGTGCAGGTAGTCATCCAGCGAGGCAGTGGTGCCGTTTTCGCCCTGGAGCAGTTGCGACAGGTCGAGACGATCGCTTCCCGGGGTGAACGCCAGCACAGTGTCGTGCCCCACTTCGCCCTTCTGCCAGACGAAGGTGTCGTTGCCGCTGCCACCGTTGAGCGTATCGTTGCCCAGCCCGCCACGCAGCACATCGTTGCCTGCGCCACCGTTCAGGGTGTCGTTGCCCAGCCCACCGATCAGCAGGTTGTCGCCACCGTTGCCGATCAAAGTGTCGTTGTAGTCCGAGCCGATCAGGTTCTCGATGCCGTTCAGGGTATCGGTGCCGGCACCGCCCGTGTTCTGGGCAGTGGCCAGGTTCAGGTTGACGGTCACACCGCTGGTGGCCGAGGCGTAGCTGGCCGTGTCGATGCCCGCACCGCCATCGAGCAGGTCATTGCCCGAGCCGCCGATCAGCAGGTCGTCGCCGTCACCGCCGTACAGCAAGTCATCGCCTCCACCGCCGACCAACACATCGTGGCCAAGGCCGCCCTGCAGGGTATCGTTGCCGGCACCGGCCAGCAGGGTGTTGTCGCCATCGGTGCCGGTGAGCACGCTGCCGTCCTGGTAGGTGATATCCACATTGCCCGTGGCCGTGCCGCCATGGCCATCACTGGTGGTGTAGGTGCCGTTGTACACGTCGTTCTGGGCGTTGCTGTAGTCGACCGTCATGGTCAGCTTGTAGAACTCGGCGCCCGAGCCAACGTTGCTGTCGGTCACGTTGCGCACCAGGATGCTGTAGGTCCCGCTGTGGCTGGCCGTGAAAGAGCTGCCATCGGTGATGGGTTGGTAGTCGCCCACGTCGTCCTTCCAGAACATTTGCAAGTTGCCGGTCGGCACGTCGTGGTCGAGGGTCAGGGTCTCGCCTTTTTTCAAGTGGACCGTCATGACATCCTGGTCATTGGCATTGCTGGCACCGACGCTCCGTACGAAGGCATCGACGATCAGCGCTGCGACCATGCTGTTGGCCGTGCCCCTGAAGGCGCTGCGCGGCAGGTCCTTGAAGCGGTTTGTGTCGCTCCCCCCCGTGCCATTGAAAGCGATGACCGGGGTGCCGTTGCCGACGCTGAAGCCTCCGCCCTTCACGGAGAAATCGGTGTCGAAGGTGATCGGCGAAGCCGTGAGCTTGTCGTTATCCGCGTCGCTGTCGTTGGCCAGCAATACCTCGGCCGGCACGGTGATGCTGGCCCCGGTGATGTTGGTGATGATGTGATCGGCCCCGGCCACCGGCGCGGTATTGGTGTAGATGTTCACCGTCAGGGTGGCACTGGCGAGGTCGCCGTCGTTGTCGCTGACGGTGAAGCCGAAGCTTTCCT contains:
- a CDS encoding cupin domain-containing protein; translation: MPQREVHSPAQALWQPMLLGGQRLAGVSWKALTDAGPWQAYWMKMSPGSRSIPHRHAAVELLQVLEGEVMDVDGQLFRAGDSLVYAPGSEHWLRSPQGCLLLVVESEPSTLGE